A genomic window from bacterium includes:
- a CDS encoding polyprenyl synthetase family protein: MTAIDPVLVLPSLGKDLARAELHLRAEVRSDLDFLSTVARHLIGAGGKRIRPGLAIASAGTTDPQGRSCSDGVIAGAVAVELVHMGSLYHDDVIDGAITRRNVASVNATWGNATAILVGDFLLARASQIAASLGTEVAELLAATIGKLCEGQIREYQDAYNCDRTVQDYELSIGGKTASLLAASCRVGAIVAELPAPLTEALSEFGHSYGMAFQIVDDILDVISSDDELGKPAGHDLREGNYTLPVLLAVQSPAGQQLRSILGPGLSAEGSALARRIIRAGSGVPEAFAAASVWADRAAAALTELPDTPAAGALRAAAEHLLARVGSPDVSDRTGAVAD, from the coding sequence GTGACGGCGATCGACCCTGTCCTCGTGCTTCCCAGCCTGGGCAAGGATCTGGCGCGGGCGGAGCTGCATCTCCGAGCCGAGGTGCGCTCCGACCTGGATTTCCTGTCCACGGTGGCGCGCCACCTCATCGGCGCCGGCGGCAAGCGCATCCGGCCGGGCCTGGCGATCGCTTCGGCCGGGACAACCGATCCGCAGGGCCGCAGCTGTAGCGACGGTGTCATCGCCGGAGCGGTCGCGGTCGAGCTGGTGCACATGGGGTCGCTGTATCACGACGACGTGATCGACGGTGCCATCACGCGGCGCAACGTGGCGAGCGTCAACGCCACCTGGGGCAACGCCACGGCGATCCTGGTGGGAGATTTCCTGCTGGCCCGCGCCAGCCAGATCGCCGCCTCGCTCGGGACCGAGGTTGCCGAACTGCTGGCGGCCACGATCGGGAAGCTCTGCGAGGGGCAGATTCGCGAGTACCAGGACGCCTACAACTGCGACCGGACGGTGCAGGACTACGAGCTGTCGATCGGCGGCAAGACGGCGTCGCTGCTCGCAGCCTCGTGCCGGGTGGGGGCGATCGTGGCGGAGCTGCCGGCCCCGCTCACCGAGGCGCTCTCGGAATTCGGGCACAGCTACGGGATGGCGTTCCAGATCGTCGATGACATCCTCGACGTGATCTCCAGCGACGACGAGCTCGGCAAGCCGGCGGGCCACGACCTCCGCGAGGGGAACTACACGCTGCCGGTGCTGCTTGCCGTCCAATCTCCAGCAGGTCAGCAGCTGCGCTCGATCCTGGGGCCCGGCTTGAGCGCCGAGGGGAGCGCTCTGGCGCGCCGGATCATTCGCGCCGGGTCGGGAGTGCCGGAGGCGTTCGCCGCGGCCTCGGTGTGGGCGGACCGGGCGGCCGCGGCGCTGACCGAGCTCCCCGACACGCCCGCCGCCGGCGCGCTGCGGGCGGCCGCCGAGCACCTCTTGGCCCGCGTCGGCTCGCCGGACGTCTCGGACCGCACCGGTGCTGTGGCAGACTGA